One genomic region from Mesorhizobium terrae encodes:
- a CDS encoding GntR family transcriptional regulator gives MRGEEPSTKTEAAYSRLRRDILTTRLEPGSPLKLGALNQAYGFGWTPLREALSRLEAEKLVTAVSNRGFAVAPVSRAELEDLIRAREVVELPLLQESIEKGGAEWESAVVTAHYRLSRCKFTPDDPSEAAVEEWDERHAAFHAALVSAASSAWLLRFQAMVYDQLRRHQHFLSLAPMLRAARGRGGNFEMAVAALHDAMGIDHHTALMDAAFDRDIERARGLMTEHISFTLQAFVTFEGVDAGKAA, from the coding sequence ATGCGGGGTGAGGAGCCTTCGACCAAGACGGAAGCGGCCTATTCGCGGTTGAGGCGTGACATCCTCACCACGCGGCTGGAGCCCGGCTCGCCGCTGAAGCTCGGCGCGCTGAACCAGGCTTACGGCTTCGGCTGGACGCCGCTGCGCGAGGCCCTGTCCAGGCTGGAAGCGGAAAAGCTGGTCACCGCCGTCTCCAACCGCGGCTTCGCCGTCGCGCCCGTGTCGCGCGCCGAACTGGAGGACCTCATCCGGGCGCGGGAAGTGGTCGAGCTGCCGCTGCTGCAGGAATCGATCGAGAAGGGCGGGGCCGAATGGGAATCGGCCGTGGTCACCGCGCATTACCGGCTTTCGCGTTGCAAGTTCACGCCGGACGACCCGTCCGAGGCGGCGGTCGAGGAGTGGGACGAGCGTCACGCCGCCTTTCACGCCGCGCTCGTCAGTGCCGCCAGTTCCGCCTGGCTGCTGCGTTTCCAGGCGATGGTCTACGACCAGTTGCGCCGCCACCAGCATTTTCTCAGTCTTGCGCCGATGCTGCGCGCCGCGCGCGGCCGTGGCGGCAATTTCGAAATGGCGGTCGCTGCCTTGCACGATGCCATGGGCATCGACCATCACACCGCGCTGATGGATGCCGCCTTCGATCGCGACATCGAACGCGCCCGCGGGCTGATGACCGAGCACATCTCCTTCACCCTGCAGGCTTTCGTCACCTTCGAAGGTGTCGACGCCGGCAAGGCGGCGTAG
- a CDS encoding ABC transporter substrate-binding protein codes for MILSKSGWLSGIVLAGSLIASVVAAAADPIRIGIANFGEHPQLNASIAGFKKALAENGFVEGKDVVFTESHTNFDATLVPQMIEKLKAEKPKLIYTVTTPVSQIAKQQLAGSGINIVFTAVTDPVAAKLVPSWEAGDTGITGSSDLQDVAAVMEFTKKLLPEAKRFGVPYNPGEANDVAVLEKIKEAAPKAGFEVVPVGVDNVNDIQQRIASLKGKADVIYTPASNLLQPAIAAVSAAARQAGIPIVNSDDGAVRKGVVPASFAVNYEQVGMAAGKIAAEILKGKDPKEIPPFRPAYSDHSPLISKKVAGEFGIKIPAALDGCKCFAD; via the coding sequence ATGATTTTGTCGAAGTCCGGCTGGTTGTCCGGAATAGTACTTGCGGGTTCGCTCATCGCCAGCGTCGTCGCGGCGGCAGCCGACCCTATCCGCATCGGCATCGCCAATTTCGGCGAGCATCCGCAGCTCAACGCCTCGATCGCCGGCTTCAAGAAGGCGCTGGCCGAAAACGGCTTCGTTGAAGGCAAGGATGTGGTGTTCACCGAGAGCCACACCAATTTCGACGCCACGCTGGTACCGCAGATGATCGAAAAGCTGAAGGCCGAGAAGCCGAAGCTGATCTACACCGTCACCACGCCGGTCTCGCAGATCGCCAAGCAGCAGCTTGCCGGCAGCGGCATCAACATCGTCTTCACCGCCGTCACCGATCCGGTCGCGGCCAAGCTGGTCCCGTCGTGGGAAGCCGGCGACACCGGCATCACCGGCTCGTCCGACCTGCAGGACGTGGCGGCCGTGATGGAATTCACCAAGAAGCTTCTGCCGGAAGCCAAGCGTTTCGGCGTGCCCTATAATCCTGGCGAAGCCAATGACGTGGCCGTGCTGGAGAAGATCAAGGAAGCAGCCCCCAAGGCCGGCTTCGAGGTCGTTCCCGTCGGCGTCGACAACGTCAACGACATCCAGCAGCGCATCGCTTCGCTCAAGGGCAAGGCCGACGTAATCTACACGCCGGCTTCGAACCTCTTGCAGCCGGCGATTGCCGCCGTCTCGGCCGCCGCCCGCCAGGCCGGCATCCCGATCGTCAACTCCGACGACGGCGCCGTGCGCAAGGGTGTCGTTCCGGCGAGCTTCGCCGTCAACTACGAGCAGGTCGGCATGGCCGCCGGCAAGATCGCTGCGGAGATCCTGAAGGGCAAGGACCCCAAGGAAATCCCGCCGTTCCGTCCGGCTTATTCGGACCACAGCCCGCTGATCTCGAAGAAGGTCGCCGGCGAATTCGGCATCAAGATCCCGGCCGCGCTCGACGGCTGCAAGTGCTTCGCCGACTGA
- a CDS encoding ABC transporter ATP-binding protein, whose product MLEIKSARKIFFKGQADEKIALDGLSLSLKTGDFGVVIGSNGAGKSSMLNAISGALVLDSGRVQINETDVTGMPVHKRATKLARVFQDPMKGTAASMTVAENMLLADLRSQKRRLRQGLNATRLAAYKERLSLLGLGLENRLDTRVELLSGGQRQSLSLIMAVGGEPELLLLDEHTAALDPRTADIVMKATIRAVEALKLTTLMVTHNMQHAVDYGNRILMLDAGKVRLEIGGDEKKQTTVADLIGHFAVKSDRMLLAS is encoded by the coding sequence ATGCTGGAAATCAAATCGGCACGCAAGATATTCTTCAAGGGACAGGCTGACGAGAAGATCGCACTCGATGGCTTGAGCCTGTCGCTCAAGACGGGCGATTTCGGCGTCGTCATCGGCTCCAACGGCGCCGGCAAGTCGAGCATGCTCAACGCCATTTCCGGCGCACTAGTGCTCGATTCCGGCCGTGTCCAGATCAACGAGACCGACGTGACGGGAATGCCCGTCCACAAGCGTGCGACCAAGCTCGCCCGGGTTTTCCAGGATCCGATGAAAGGCACCGCCGCCTCGATGACGGTGGCCGAAAACATGCTACTGGCCGATCTGCGCAGCCAGAAGCGCCGGCTGCGCCAGGGCCTCAACGCCACGCGCCTGGCCGCCTACAAGGAGCGTCTCTCGCTGCTCGGCCTCGGCCTCGAGAACCGGCTGGACACGCGCGTCGAACTGCTTTCCGGCGGCCAGCGGCAATCGCTTTCGCTGATCATGGCGGTGGGCGGCGAGCCGGAGCTCCTGCTGCTTGACGAACACACCGCCGCACTCGACCCGCGCACCGCCGACATCGTCATGAAGGCGACCATCCGTGCCGTCGAAGCGCTGAAACTCACCACGCTGATGGTGACACACAACATGCAGCACGCCGTCGACTACGGAAATCGCATCCTCATGCTCGACGCCGGCAAGGTCCGCCTTGAAATCGGCGGCGATGAGAAAAAACAAACCACCGTCGCGGACCTGATCGGCCACTTCGCCGTCAAGAGCGACCGCATGCTGCTGGCGAGCTGA
- a CDS encoding bifunctional salicylyl-CoA 5-hydroxylase/oxidoreductase, producing the protein MKIVCIGGGPAGLYFALLMKKQNPEHQVTVVERNRPYDTFGWGVVFSDATMQSMRKWDPETAATIEDAFNHWDDIELVFKGRKIRTTGHGFVGIGRKKMLNILQDRCIELGVEMVFEREVTGDQEFPDADLIISSDGVNSRIRAKYADVFKPDMVVRPNRFIWLGTNKAFDAFTFDFQRTEHGWFQAHIYRFDDTTSTFIVETTDEVFQAHGIDKMDQDQSIAFCEKLFAETLDGHSLMTNARHMRGSAWLNFGRLICGKWSHFNGNSHVVLMGDSAHTAHFAIGSGTKLAIDDAIELTNQFNIAGHDAKNIPAVLEAYEEVRRVDVARIQNAARNAMEWFEVVGTRYADTLEPEQFMYSMLTRSQRISHENLRLRDKDWLEGYERWFAERAGAPAQPNGRPVPPMFTPFKVRGMTLHNRVIVSPMAMYSAKDGMPNDFHLVHLGSRAMGGAALVFPEMTCVSPDARITPGCLGLWNEEQKQAWKRVVEFVHGDTPAKIGIQLGHAGRKGATKLAWDGIDQPVTEGGWPLISASAIPYLKHSEVPRAATREDMERIKGDFVRAAKWADEIGFDILELHCAHGYLLSAFLSPLTNRRQDEYGGDHAARAKYPLEVFHAIRAVWPEEKPISVRLSTNDWSDGGNTPEDAAIFARMFKDAGADLIDCSSGQVVKEEAPVYGRLWQTPFSDKIRNEVQVSTVAVGAISEADHANSIIAAGRADLCAIARPHLADPAFVMHEAARIGYAGQLWPKQYYSGRAQYETNLARAAAEAAGRK; encoded by the coding sequence ATGAAGATCGTATGCATCGGCGGCGGACCGGCCGGGCTCTATTTTGCCCTGCTGATGAAGAAGCAGAACCCCGAGCATCAAGTCACCGTGGTCGAGCGCAATCGGCCCTACGACACTTTTGGCTGGGGCGTGGTCTTCTCCGACGCCACCATGCAGTCGATGCGCAAATGGGACCCCGAGACAGCGGCCACCATCGAGGACGCCTTCAATCATTGGGACGACATCGAACTGGTGTTCAAGGGTCGCAAGATCCGCACCACCGGCCATGGCTTCGTCGGCATCGGCCGCAAGAAGATGCTCAACATCCTGCAGGACCGCTGCATCGAACTCGGCGTCGAGATGGTGTTCGAGCGCGAGGTGACGGGCGATCAGGAATTCCCCGACGCCGACCTCATCATCTCCTCGGATGGCGTCAATTCGCGCATCCGGGCGAAATATGCCGACGTCTTCAAGCCCGATATGGTGGTCCGGCCGAACCGCTTCATCTGGCTCGGCACCAACAAGGCCTTCGATGCCTTCACCTTCGATTTCCAACGCACCGAGCATGGCTGGTTCCAGGCGCATATCTACCGTTTCGACGACACCACCTCGACCTTCATCGTCGAGACCACCGACGAGGTGTTCCAGGCGCACGGCATCGACAAGATGGATCAGGACCAGTCGATCGCCTTCTGCGAGAAGCTGTTCGCCGAGACGCTCGACGGCCACAGCCTGATGACCAATGCCCGCCATATGCGCGGCTCGGCCTGGCTGAATTTCGGCCGGCTGATCTGCGGCAAGTGGAGCCATTTCAACGGCAACAGCCATGTCGTCTTGATGGGCGACAGCGCCCACACCGCGCATTTCGCCATCGGCTCGGGCACCAAGCTCGCCATCGACGACGCCATCGAACTGACCAACCAGTTCAACATTGCCGGCCACGACGCCAAGAACATCCCGGCCGTGCTCGAGGCCTATGAAGAGGTGCGCCGCGTCGACGTCGCCCGCATCCAGAACGCGGCGCGCAACGCCATGGAATGGTTCGAGGTGGTTGGCACGCGTTATGCCGACACGCTGGAGCCGGAACAGTTCATGTATTCGATGCTGACGCGCTCGCAGCGCATCAGCCACGAGAATTTGCGCCTGCGCGACAAGGACTGGCTGGAAGGCTATGAGCGCTGGTTCGCCGAGCGCGCCGGCGCGCCCGCCCAGCCCAATGGCAGGCCGGTGCCGCCGATGTTCACGCCGTTCAAGGTGCGTGGCATGACCTTGCACAACCGTGTCATCGTCTCGCCGATGGCGATGTATTCGGCCAAGGACGGCATGCCGAACGATTTCCATCTCGTTCATCTGGGTTCGCGCGCCATGGGCGGTGCGGCACTGGTGTTCCCGGAAATGACCTGCGTGTCTCCCGACGCGCGCATCACCCCCGGCTGCCTTGGCCTGTGGAACGAGGAGCAGAAGCAAGCCTGGAAGCGCGTGGTCGAATTCGTTCACGGCGATACGCCGGCCAAGATCGGCATCCAGCTTGGCCATGCCGGCCGCAAGGGCGCGACCAAGCTTGCCTGGGACGGCATCGACCAGCCGGTGACCGAGGGTGGCTGGCCGCTGATCTCGGCTTCCGCCATTCCCTATCTCAAGCATTCCGAGGTGCCGCGCGCGGCCACGCGCGAGGATATGGAGCGGATCAAGGGCGATTTCGTCCGGGCCGCGAAATGGGCCGACGAGATCGGTTTCGACATCCTCGAACTGCATTGCGCGCACGGCTATCTGCTGTCCGCCTTCCTGTCGCCGCTGACCAATCGCCGCCAGGACGAGTATGGCGGCGATCATGCGGCGCGGGCGAAATATCCGCTGGAAGTGTTCCACGCCATCCGCGCCGTCTGGCCGGAAGAGAAGCCGATCTCGGTACGCCTTTCCACCAACGACTGGTCCGACGGCGGCAACACGCCGGAGGATGCGGCGATCTTCGCCCGCATGTTCAAGGATGCCGGCGCCGACCTGATCGACTGCTCGTCGGGCCAGGTGGTCAAGGAGGAGGCGCCGGTTTACGGCCGCCTGTGGCAGACGCCGTTCTCCGACAAGATCCGCAACGAGGTGCAGGTTTCGACCGTCGCCGTCGGCGCGATCTCGGAGGCCGACCACGCCAACTCGATTATCGCCGCCGGTCGCGCCGACCTCTGCGCCATCGCGCGCCCGCATCTCGCCGACCCGGCCTTCGTCATGCACGAGGCCGCCAGGATCGGCTATGCCGGGCAGCTCTGGCCGAAGCAGTATTATTCGGGCCGCGCGCAATATGAGACCAATCTGGCGCGCGCGGCGGCCGAGGCGGCGGGCCGCAAATGA